One Chroococcidiopsis sp. TS-821 genomic window carries:
- a CDS encoding glutamate-5-semialdehyde dehydrogenase, with protein MTTQIDLPLTAIARKTRDCAQTLAVLSTEKKNQAIEAIAQALESAADEILAANAADCAAATQEGIPKPLYHRLKLDRAKLQSAIAGVRDVGKLADPVGEVQIHRQLDEGLILKRVTCPLGVLGVIFEARPDAAIQISALAIKSGNGVILKGGKEALRSCEAIVKAIHLGLSQTAISPDAVQLLTTREATLELLQLDQFVDLIIPRGSNSFVRFVQENTRIPVLGHADGICHLYVDRAADLSQAVAITVDSKTQYPAACNAIETLLVHEAIAPAFLTLVAPALQQYNVELRGDARTREILDDITPATEADWSTEYSDLILSIKVVDSLIEAIAHINEYGSGHTDAIVTENADAAATFLSQVNAAGVFHNCSTRFADGFRYGFGAEVGISTQKMPPRGPVGLEGLVTYKYQLVGNGHIVATYSGDNAKPFAHKDLD; from the coding sequence ATGACTACTCAAATTGACCTTCCTTTAACTGCGATCGCCCGCAAAACTCGTGACTGCGCGCAAACATTGGCAGTTTTATCTACTGAAAAGAAGAATCAGGCGATTGAGGCGATCGCGCAAGCGTTAGAATCGGCGGCGGATGAAATATTAGCGGCGAATGCGGCGGATTGTGCGGCGGCTACACAAGAGGGAATTCCAAAACCTTTGTATCATCGGTTGAAGTTAGATCGGGCAAAGTTGCAAAGTGCGATCGCCGGAGTTCGCGATGTTGGGAAACTTGCCGATCCGGTAGGGGAAGTGCAGATTCACCGTCAGCTTGACGAGGGTTTGATTCTCAAGCGCGTCACTTGCCCTTTGGGCGTGTTGGGAGTGATTTTTGAAGCTCGTCCTGACGCAGCGATTCAAATTTCGGCTTTGGCGATAAAATCAGGCAATGGCGTGATTCTCAAAGGTGGTAAAGAAGCCCTTCGCTCGTGTGAGGCAATTGTGAAAGCGATTCATCTTGGATTATCGCAAACTGCAATTAGTCCTGATGCTGTGCAGCTACTCACTACCCGCGAAGCAACTTTAGAATTACTGCAACTCGATCAATTCGTTGATTTGATTATTCCTAGAGGTTCTAATTCGTTTGTGCGCTTTGTGCAGGAAAATACGCGCATTCCGGTGTTAGGTCATGCGGATGGTATTTGTCATCTTTATGTTGACCGCGCAGCAGATTTAAGTCAAGCAGTGGCAATTACTGTAGACTCGAAAACGCAGTATCCAGCGGCGTGTAACGCGATTGAAACCTTGTTAGTCCATGAAGCGATCGCACCTGCATTTTTAACGCTTGTCGCCCCAGCTTTGCAACAGTACAACGTTGAGTTACGCGGCGATGCTAGAACTCGTGAAATTCTAGACGATATTACACCGGCAACGGAAGCTGATTGGTCAACGGAATACAGCGATTTAATCTTATCGATTAAAGTTGTCGATTCTTTAATAGAGGCGATCGCGCATATTAATGAGTATGGTTCGGGACATACAGATGCGATCGTCACCGAGAATGCAGATGCAGCAGCGACTTTCCTCTCGCAAGTCAACGCGGCTGGCGTGTTTCATAATTGTTCGACGCGCTTTGCCGATGGTTTCCGTTACGGCTTTGGTGCTGAGGTCGGAATTAGTACGCAAAAAATGCCCCCACGCGGACCTGTGGGCTTAGAAGGTTTGGTAACTTACAAATATCAACTTGTGGGGAATGGACACATTGTTGCAACTTACAGCGGTGACAATGCCAAACCGTTTGCGCACAAAGATCTAGACTAA